The DNA segment TGAGCCTTCTAGCCCTCTCCGTGTAGGTTTGACCCAACACTAGGGAAATGGCTAAAAGGATGGAGGATTTCCCAGCCCCGTTGGGACCACAGATCAGGTTTAAACCGGGTTTAAGGGGAACATAGGCGTTCACGTAAGACATGAAGTTTTGCATCGACACCCCTTTAATCATCTCAGGTCCCGTCCACGTAAACCTCGGTGAAGAGGCTTTAATCCACATTTACCTGAAAAGACATTTCACCACGAGTTTTATAACATTGGACCTCGGGCATATAAGAACCTTGGTTTCGTCCGGTTAATTTTTGCCAAGTCCACCTGACTAAGCTTTACAGGGTTTTGGAAGAGCCTTTTCTACATGTTTTTTTTAAAAAAAATGATTTTGGTCTTGAAGGCTTTTATGTAGGTTTTAGGCGTCGGCTGTGCGCGGCTCCACATGTGTCCGCGATCAGGGTTCCCATAGGCCACGCTGAAAGCGTGTGAAGTCACCGAGGACGTGAAAAATGGTCCATTCTTGAAAGCCTCAACGATCTTACTGAGAGTTTTCAGGCACCCTTCTCGCAGGTTCTCCAAACGCTTATATACTGTGAGTGATGTAGCGTAGAGTCGTTCCACTCCGAGTTTCGGGTGGAGGCCTCGCGCGGGTCTTAAATATGGGTTTAACG comes from the Candidatus Bathyarchaeia archaeon genome and includes:
- a CDS encoding ATP-binding protein: MWIKASSPRFTWTGPEMIKGVSMQNFMSYVNAYVPLKPGLNLICGPNGAGKSSILLAISLVLGQTYTERARRL